A window of the Lolium perenne isolate Kyuss_39 chromosome 7, Kyuss_2.0, whole genome shotgun sequence genome harbors these coding sequences:
- the LOC127319204 gene encoding uncharacterized protein, whose translation MGEPLPALAVGLLGLGSCTCGFIAGATRLKRDDIILQGGECVYPTNPAFALGYVAVSLLLLTIVLITARCFCKCCSCGCNMLSVVGILSTVMAWYSALRAGLLFFLATEANRPGGRGNAPKCYDYVRVGVLFDHAAYRAFQVTFFGLLSGGALHKGAQVPAS comes from the exons ATGGGGGAACCCTTGCCGGCCTTGGCGGTAGGGTTGCTGGGACTGGGAAGCTGCACATGTGGGTTCATCGCCGGTGCCACAAGGCTCAAG CGGGATGATATCATCCTGCAGGGCGGCGAGTGCGTGTACCCGACGAACCCCGCCTTCGCGCTGGGGTACGTCGCGGTGTCCCTGCTGCTGCTGACCATCGTGTTGATCACGGCACGATGTTTCTGCAAGTGTTGCAGCTGCGGTTGTAATATGCTTTCGGTGGTGGGCATCCTTAGCACCGTCATGGCATGGTACTCCGCGTTGCGCGCGGGATTACTCTTCTTTCTAGCCACGGAGGCGAACCGTCCCGGGGGGCGTGGTAATGCCCCTAAGTGCTACGACTATGTTCGCGTGGGCGTCCTCTTCGACCATGCGGCCTACCGGGCCTTCCAAGTCACCTTCTTCGGACTCCTGTCCGGCGGTGCGCTTCACAAGGGGGCCCAGGTCCCCGCCTCTTGA
- the LOC139829729 gene encoding uncharacterized protein isoform X2, producing MALIRALPVLLLLLSTAGASAAPPPAPAPATGLEVDELCFGISTSNKSLACAANVALACLAANAATEEVTYMPCFATGILTEHCLTRAPPEEKGCIGVDISEELITCLGKVGLWCQGSSFGDVGFVTCYLGSAIKCLLYK from the coding sequence ATGGCCCTCATCCGTGCCCTACCCGTCCTGCTGCTGCTACTCAGCACAGCTGGTGCCTCCGCGGcaccgccgccggcgccggcgccagcGACAGGGCTAGAGGTGGATGAGCTGTGCTTTGGCATCAGCACCAGCAACAAGTCCTTGGCCTGCGCGGCCAACGTTGCACTGGCGTGCCTCGCTGCAAATGCTGCCACCGAAGAGGTCACCTACATGCCGTGCTTCGCCACCGGCATCCTGACCGAGCACTGCCTGACTAGAGCGCCGCCGGAGGAGAAGGGCTGCATCGGCGTCGACATAAGCGAGGAGCTGATCACCTGCCTCGGAAAGGTGGGATTGTGGTGCCAGGGCAGTAGTTTCGGCGACGTAGGGTTCGTCACATGTTACCTCGGCAGCGCCATCAAGTGCCTCCTCTACAAGTAA
- the LOC139829729 gene encoding uncharacterized protein isoform X1: MGEPLPALAVGLLGLGSCTCGFIAGATRLKRDDIILQGGECVYPTNPAFALGYVVVSLLLLTIVLITARCFCKCCSCGCNMLSVVGILSTVMAWYSALRAGLLFFLATEANRPGGRGNAPKCYDYVRVGVLFDHAAYRAFQVTFFGLLSGGALHKGAQVPAS; encoded by the exons ATGGGGGAACCCTTGCCGGCCTTGGCGGTAGGGTTGCTGGGACTGGGAAGCTGCACATGTGGGTTCATCGCCGGTGCCACAAGGCTCAAG CGGGATGATATCATCCTGCAGGGCGGCGAGTGCGTGTACCCGACGAACCCCGCCTTCGCGCTGGGGTACGTCGTGGTGTCCCTGCTGCTGCTGACCATCGTGTTGATCACGGCACGATGTTTCTGCAAGTGTTGCAGCTGCGGTTGTAATATGCTTTCGGTGGTGGGCATCCTTAGCACCGTCATGGCATGGTACTCCGCGTTGCGCGCGGGATTACTCTTCTTTCTAGCCACGGAGGCGAACCGTCCCGGGGGGCGTGGTAATGCCCCTAAGTGCTACGACTATGTTCGCGTGGGCGTCCTCTTCGACCATGCGGCCTACCGGGCCTTCCAAGTCACCTTCTTCGGACTCCTGTCCGGCGGTGCGCTTCACAAGGGGGCCCAGGTCCCCGCCTCTTGA